A single region of the Candidatus Cloacimonas sp. genome encodes:
- the greA gene encoding transcription elongation factor GreA → MDLTQFITKTGMQRLQQRINDLLAERPEVIKAITVAREFGDLSENAEYKAARERQRAIDSEIDFLRRRCACLKVIDTSEFPKDTVRFGSYCIAEDISTNENTCYHLVGADELNYYSEEGVQEVSVVSPIGRALLSKKVGDVAIVKAPIGDRQLKIIEIK, encoded by the coding sequence TTGGACTTAACACAATTTATCACCAAAACGGGTATGCAGCGGCTGCAACAAAGGATAAATGATTTGCTTGCCGAGCGCCCGGAAGTTATTAAAGCCATTACTGTTGCTCGTGAATTTGGAGACCTCAGTGAAAATGCAGAATACAAAGCTGCCCGCGAAAGGCAGCGAGCCATAGACAGTGAAATTGATTTTCTCAGGCGTCGCTGTGCCTGTTTGAAAGTAATTGACACCAGTGAATTTCCCAAGGACACAGTTCGTTTCGGTAGTTATTGCATAGCGGAAGATATCAGCACGAATGAAAATACCTGTTATCATTTGGTAGGCGCCGATGAATTAAATTATTACAGCGAGGAAGGAGTTCAAGAAGTGTCCGTGGTTTCGCCTATTGGAAGAGCTTTATTAAGTAAAAAAGTGGGCGATGTTGCCATTGTAAAAGCACCTATCGGCGATAGACAATTAAAAATAATAGAAATAAAATAA
- a CDS encoding aminopeptidase gives MKNTKTQKEALSYERKNFWKEASLDEQNKAMAYAEPYIQFLNKAKTERETIACILELLQKSKFTPLSKKGSNKVYSVFRNKTMAIAYLGTEPLSQGFNMVAAHIDSPRVDLKQNPLYEDGNSALGCMRTHYYGGIKKYQWVSTPLSLHGVVIKNDGSILNICIGEKEDEPVFIIPDLLPHLAHKEQYTKNLGEAIDASKMNLIFSGMQEPGNEEKEAIKAYTIKLLNQKYGITEADFLSAELQLVPAYKARNCGLDNSMIVGYGQDDRISAYNALMALLNNIAEKPKRTMIVYLSDREEVGSQGNTGANSIFISDFVADLLAYKGEDNGSYSLRKTFINSQILSGDVTVAIDPNYPNVHEKQNAVLFNCGIGVSKFTGSSGKYGCNDANAEFLAKVIRIFNSAGVFWQSGELGKVDEGGGGTIAYILANLGAEVLDCGVGLIGMHSLYELSSKADLYSTYLAYKAFLQSV, from the coding sequence ATGAAAAACACTAAAACACAAAAAGAGGCACTCAGTTATGAGCGCAAAAACTTTTGGAAAGAAGCATCTCTGGATGAACAAAACAAAGCCATGGCTTATGCCGAACCATATATTCAATTTTTGAATAAGGCAAAAACGGAAAGAGAAACAATTGCCTGTATTTTGGAACTCTTGCAAAAAAGTAAATTTACTCCCTTAAGCAAAAAAGGAAGCAATAAAGTTTACAGTGTATTTCGCAACAAAACAATGGCAATAGCTTATTTGGGAACGGAACCTCTCTCTCAGGGATTTAATATGGTTGCAGCCCACATTGATTCCCCCCGAGTGGATCTTAAACAAAATCCTTTATACGAAGACGGCAACAGTGCCCTGGGTTGTATGAGGACTCATTATTACGGTGGCATCAAAAAATACCAGTGGGTTTCCACACCTTTGTCTTTGCACGGAGTAGTCATTAAAAATGATGGTTCCATTCTCAATATTTGCATTGGCGAAAAGGAAGATGAACCGGTCTTTATCATTCCTGATCTTTTACCGCATTTGGCACATAAAGAACAATATACCAAGAACTTGGGTGAGGCAATTGACGCCAGCAAAATGAACCTCATTTTTTCCGGTATGCAGGAACCTGGCAATGAAGAAAAAGAAGCAATTAAAGCATATACCATCAAGCTGTTAAATCAAAAATATGGCATTACCGAAGCCGATTTTTTAAGTGCGGAATTGCAATTAGTCCCTGCCTATAAAGCAAGAAATTGTGGTTTGGACAATTCAATGATTGTTGGCTACGGACAGGACGATCGCATTAGTGCCTATAATGCGTTGATGGCTTTACTGAATAACATTGCGGAAAAGCCAAAACGCACGATGATCGTTTATCTTTCCGATAGAGAAGAAGTGGGCAGTCAGGGTAATACCGGCGCCAATAGCATATTTATTAGTGATTTTGTTGCCGATCTTCTTGCCTACAAGGGAGAGGACAATGGCAGTTATAGTTTGCGTAAGACATTTATTAACAGTCAGATATTAAGTGGAGATGTAACTGTAGCCATCGATCCCAATTATCCTAATGTGCACGAAAAACAAAATGCCGTCCTTTTCAATTGTGGAATTGGCGTCAGCAAATTTACCGGTAGCAGCGGAAAGTATGGTTGCAACGATGCCAATGCCGAATTTTTAGCCAAAGTCATCCGGATTTTCAATAGCGCAGGAGTTTTCTGGCAATCAGGAGAACTGGGCAAAGTTGATGAAGGTGGCGGTGGCACAATTGCCTATATTTTAGCCAATTTAGGAGCTGAAGTTTTGGATTGCGGAGTGGGCTTAATCGGTATGCATTCGCTATATGAACTTAGTTCCAAAGCGGATTTATATTCAACTTATCTGGCTTATAAGGCGTTTTTACAATCCGTATAG
- a CDS encoding TlpA disulfide reductase family protein, with amino-acid sequence MKKLIAVLAALLCLSFAFAEEMPDFKLPDAAGKNVTLQNLLGKGPILIDFWADYCQPCKEAMPQLNTLAEKYDSLTVVMISIDAPKNQPKAKNYLKTKNYKFLTLFDAEKTLAKKLGVVNPPHTFILNNQGQIVYSHLGYEPGVEKEYEIHIRSLLGLQTEAE; translated from the coding sequence ATGAAAAAGTTGATTGCTGTCCTTGCTGCCTTGCTGTGTCTTTCTTTTGCTTTTGCAGAAGAGATGCCCGATTTCAAACTTCCAGATGCCGCAGGCAAAAATGTCACCTTGCAAAACCTTTTGGGAAAGGGTCCCATTCTAATTGATTTTTGGGCGGACTATTGTCAACCCTGTAAAGAAGCAATGCCCCAGCTGAACACTTTAGCCGAAAAGTATGATTCGCTGACAGTTGTAATGATTTCCATTGATGCTCCCAAAAATCAGCCCAAGGCAAAGAACTATCTTAAAACCAAAAACTATAAGTTTTTAACTCTTTTTGATGCGGAAAAGACATTGGCCAAAAAACTGGGAGTAGTAAACCCTCCCCATACATTTATTCTAAATAATCAAGGGCAAATTGTCTATTCTCATCTGGGCTATGAACCGGGTGTGGAAAAAGAATACGAAATCCATATTCGCAGTTTGTTGGGGCTGCAAACCGAAGCGGAATAG
- a CDS encoding cytochrome c biogenesis protein CcdA — protein sequence MQRIFKLGLALCLFLILSSLFAQSVKFSLSPAVLQPGEKGVIKATLVIPEGKKQTVNPKNPEYFYLEANHPDLIFGKVIYPQPTMIVSAEEWNYHPKVTLTLPFTVKNTAKPGDKQIEVLLSYNLCYETGMCDPPEETSKTLSFQIAASENAVTTESEIADTISKNEPSQATPVSEKQKPVENPPTKQSLGEILKYILFAFLGGIILNITPCVLPILPIRIMSIMNQAQKDRTKVLNHTLVYALGVLISFAVMAGIFIALQKAGESVGWGLQNQNPGFVVTLMAIVFVFALSLLGVFEITVPGMNTANKATAKGGYSGSFFGGIFAFLMAISCTGPFLGAALPFALAMPPVLMLIFFLTIGLGFAFPFLLIGFFPKALKIIPKPGNWMIIFKEVMGFVLLFIVYTQLKTLLLLTDGEYLMQVLWFLLILGFASWLYGCFVKVENSKLIQWLFTLISLALIIFAAATYLPLKETNKTEIQANKSELIPAPNAPEGWYVFSEDVLNKALKENKAVFLDIGAAWCKNCMTNEKTVLFTDTMMQEFKQKNVLLLRGDFTKKDETLLAWIKKHGRAGVPFSALYIPGQEPYIFGELLSKEDIFNALNKIQ from the coding sequence ATGCAAAGAATTTTTAAGTTAGGATTGGCGTTATGTCTGTTTCTAATCCTGTCATCTCTATTTGCTCAAAGTGTTAAATTCTCGTTATCTCCCGCGGTTTTGCAGCCCGGGGAAAAAGGTGTTATTAAAGCCACTTTAGTTATTCCCGAAGGGAAAAAGCAGACCGTGAACCCCAAAAATCCAGAATATTTTTATTTGGAAGCAAATCATCCCGATCTTATTTTTGGTAAAGTTATTTATCCTCAGCCGACTATGATTGTTTCTGCAGAGGAATGGAATTATCATCCCAAAGTTACTTTAACATTGCCTTTTACGGTAAAAAACACGGCAAAACCGGGTGACAAACAAATCGAGGTCTTGCTAAGTTATAATTTATGTTATGAAACAGGAATGTGCGATCCCCCTGAAGAAACTTCTAAAACCCTTTCTTTTCAAATTGCGGCAAGCGAAAATGCAGTAACAACAGAATCCGAAATTGCAGATACAATAAGTAAAAATGAGCCAAGCCAGGCAACTCCTGTTTCTGAAAAACAAAAACCAGTAGAAAATCCCCCGACAAAGCAATCCCTGGGCGAAATCCTGAAGTATATTCTGTTTGCTTTTTTAGGAGGCATAATTTTGAACATCACCCCCTGCGTGCTGCCGATTTTGCCTATCAGGATAATGAGCATAATGAATCAGGCACAGAAAGACAGAACTAAAGTGTTGAATCATACTTTGGTTTATGCTTTGGGAGTGCTTATTTCCTTTGCCGTGATGGCTGGAATATTCATCGCTTTACAAAAAGCGGGTGAATCGGTAGGTTGGGGCTTGCAAAATCAAAACCCCGGTTTCGTAGTAACCCTGATGGCAATTGTTTTTGTATTTGCTTTGTCGCTTTTAGGTGTTTTTGAGATAACCGTCCCCGGAATGAATACTGCCAACAAAGCAACCGCCAAAGGTGGATATAGCGGTTCTTTTTTTGGAGGTATTTTTGCCTTTTTGATGGCTATTTCTTGTACCGGACCTTTTTTAGGAGCCGCTTTACCTTTTGCTTTAGCTATGCCACCTGTTTTAATGCTGATTTTCTTCCTCACCATCGGACTGGGTTTTGCGTTTCCTTTTTTGCTGATCGGCTTTTTCCCCAAGGCATTGAAAATTATTCCCAAACCTGGCAACTGGATGATCATATTCAAAGAAGTGATGGGCTTTGTTTTGCTCTTTATCGTTTATACGCAATTAAAAACATTGCTGCTTTTAACCGATGGCGAATATTTGATGCAAGTGCTCTGGTTTTTACTTATTCTCGGTTTTGCCAGTTGGCTATATGGCTGTTTTGTAAAAGTGGAGAACAGCAAACTGATTCAATGGCTGTTTACGCTTATTTCTCTGGCGCTGATTATTTTTGCCGCGGCTACTTATCTTCCGCTTAAAGAGACGAACAAAACAGAAATTCAGGCAAACAAAAGTGAACTTATTCCTGCTCCCAATGCCCCAGAGGGTTGGTATGTATTTTCGGAAGATGTTCTAAACAAGGCACTCAAAGAAAATAAAGCGGTTTTTCTTGACATCGGGGCTGCCTGGTGTAAAAATTGTATGACGAATGAAAAAACCGTCCTTTTTACAGATACGATGATGCAGGAATTTAAGCAGAAAAATGTTTTATTGCTCCGGGGAGATTTTACCAAAAAAGATGAGACGCTGCTTGCTTGGATAAAAAAACACGGAAGAGCGGGTGTCCCTTTCAGTGCATTATACATTCCCGGGCAAGAACCCTATATTTTTGGCGAACTGCTTTCCAAAGAGGATATTTTTAACGCCCTTAACAAAATTCAGTAG
- the nadD gene encoding nicotinate (nicotinamide) nucleotide adenylyltransferase, giving the protein MQGLVAILGGTFDPVHLGHLHIATEILKLRAADSVLFAPSGNHHFKQNSILLPFEQRYALVEKAIMCNSNFAITDADKSGSGYTADLMKKMFYLHPEVNFTFIIGSDNLLNLHKWYNYPYLQQYVSFIILPRPGYPLLPQVINQLKATVLDIQLCPISATDIRRRIFNGESIKGMVPADLEEDIIALYQNKKPTNQDN; this is encoded by the coding sequence GTGCAGGGTTTAGTTGCTATTTTGGGCGGAACTTTTGATCCTGTCCATCTGGGTCATTTGCATATAGCGACTGAAATTTTGAAGCTCCGGGCTGCGGATAGCGTTTTATTTGCGCCCAGCGGCAATCATCATTTTAAACAAAATTCCATCCTACTTCCTTTTGAACAACGCTATGCCCTTGTAGAAAAAGCAATTATGTGTAATAGTAACTTTGCCATAACCGATGCGGATAAATCAGGTAGCGGCTATACGGCCGATTTGATGAAAAAAATGTTTTACCTGCATCCGGAAGTGAATTTTACTTTTATCATCGGATCCGATAATTTGCTCAATCTGCATAAGTGGTATAACTATCCCTATTTACAACAATATGTCTCTTTCATCATTCTCCCACGCCCCGGTTATCCACTTCTGCCACAAGTTATTAACCAATTGAAAGCTACCGTTTTGGATATTCAACTCTGCCCTATTTCCGCAACCGATATCCGAAGGCGAATATTTAACGGAGAAAGCATTAAAGGTATGGTTCCAGCAGATTTGGAAGAGGATATTATCGCTCTCTACCAAAATAAAAAGCCGACAAATCAAGATAACTGA
- the bamD gene encoding outer membrane protein assembly factor BamD, with product MRKYFLLIPIVVFCLFSCSSNKTQLSTEAKLKNADELYAKGKYSRAATIYEEISFERKSASTAYATMKVADCYFKMNKFADARARYEQFISSFPDHENVSDAYFRKGECLFEESLPPQYDQTETVNCIEAFRTFIDRYPSDSRYGKALEYIQKCQYKLLEKDYLTGYLYYKMKDYSSALMYFDDITALGNYNEIDRQALYYSAKLHLHQKNLEKAKESYTKLQTRYPDSKEAKRLAKKFSALEK from the coding sequence GTGCGTAAATACTTCCTTCTTATCCCGATAGTGGTTTTTTGCCTCTTTTCTTGCAGCAGTAACAAAACCCAGCTTTCCACGGAGGCAAAGTTAAAAAATGCCGATGAACTATATGCCAAAGGTAAATATTCTCGGGCAGCGACTATCTATGAAGAGATATCTTTTGAACGCAAATCTGCTTCGACTGCTTATGCCACAATGAAAGTAGCCGATTGTTACTTCAAGATGAATAAATTTGCCGATGCGCGCGCCCGGTATGAACAATTTATCAGTTCTTTTCCCGATCACGAGAATGTCTCCGATGCCTATTTCCGCAAAGGCGAATGTCTGTTTGAAGAATCCCTTCCGCCCCAATATGATCAAACCGAAACAGTAAATTGCATTGAGGCATTCAGAACTTTTATCGATCGCTATCCAAGTGATTCTCGCTATGGCAAAGCGCTGGAATATATTCAAAAATGCCAGTATAAATTATTGGAGAAGGACTATTTAACCGGCTATCTATATTATAAAATGAAGGACTATAGCAGCGCACTAATGTATTTTGACGATATCACCGCCCTGGGAAATTATAACGAAATTGACCGTCAAGCGCTTTACTATTCTGCCAAACTTCATCTCCATCAAAAGAACCTCGAAAAAGCCAAAGAAAGCTATACTAAACTTCAAACTCGCTATCCCGATTCCAAAGAGGCAAAAAGATTAGCTAAAAAGTTCAGCGCATTGGAAAAATAA